One window of Prochlorococcus marinus XMU1408 genomic DNA carries:
- a CDS encoding metal ABC transporter permease: MSFFNTNWWIIPLLITSFSGILCPAMGTVLITHKRLLQVNLISHCVLPGLALAMALGLDPSIGGVISGLVGAIAAESLTNKKNQNYEVIMNTILAGSMGLGVLLIPLLGIRIDLEAVLFGDLLTANLSDLLRTVIAFSVFICLMLFGYDKLVHIGLDPEGAASSGVNVSFLNLALGFTTALVIVSSMSAVGVILVIALLSTPTLLGLHKARSLWIAMVRSSIFGLILSLIGFSLAMILNLPPGPFISVLCVISLILIPNNR, from the coding sequence ATGTCTTTTTTCAATACAAATTGGTGGATAATTCCTCTTTTGATAACTTCCTTTTCAGGAATACTTTGCCCTGCCATGGGCACTGTATTGATCACTCATAAAAGGCTTCTTCAAGTTAATTTAATTTCGCATTGTGTGCTGCCAGGTCTTGCTTTGGCTATGGCGCTTGGTTTGGATCCTTCTATTGGTGGAGTCATCAGCGGCTTGGTAGGAGCTATTGCAGCAGAAAGCTTGACAAATAAAAAAAATCAAAATTATGAAGTGATTATGAATACAATTCTTGCTGGTTCGATGGGACTCGGTGTTTTGCTTATCCCTCTACTTGGTATCAGGATTGATTTGGAGGCTGTTTTATTTGGAGATTTATTAACTGCAAATTTGAGTGATCTGCTACGAACTGTAATCGCGTTCTCGGTATTTATTTGCTTGATGCTTTTTGGTTACGACAAGCTAGTTCATATTGGTCTTGATCCAGAAGGAGCTGCTTCAAGTGGAGTTAATGTATCTTTTTTAAATTTGGCTCTTGGTTTTACTACGGCACTTGTCATCGTAAGCTCAATGTCTGCAGTTGGAGTCATCCTTGTAATTGCGTTACTTTCAACCCCAACTTTATTGGGGTTACATAAAGCAAGATCTTTATGGATTGCGATGGTTAGATCCTCCATATTTGGATTAATTTTATCTCTTATAGGTTTTTCGCTGGCTATGATTTTGAATTTGCCTCCTGGACCTTTCATTAGTGTTCTTTGTGTTATTTCTTTGATTCTTATACCTAACAATAGATAG
- a CDS encoding Fur family transcriptional regulator: MNTNKPEITKRQQQLLHELKKCADELSGQELHRQLHHCEKGMGLTTVYRNLQALVKQGLIRSRHLPNGEVLYAPVERDIHHLTCVSCGDTTRLKGCPVKTMDLSKKTSKKFQLLFHTLEYFGLCQNCSNQLNAG, from the coding sequence ATGAATACAAATAAGCCTGAAATCACTAAACGACAACAGCAACTGCTCCATGAACTTAAGAAATGTGCTGATGAATTGAGTGGGCAAGAACTGCATAGACAACTTCATCATTGTGAAAAGGGAATGGGACTGACCACGGTCTATCGAAACCTGCAAGCACTAGTAAAACAAGGGTTGATTCGTTCCAGACATCTTCCCAATGGTGAGGTTCTTTATGCGCCAGTTGAAAGAGATATCCATCATTTAACTTGCGTAAGCTGTGGAGACACCACACGCTTGAAGGGATGTCCGGTGAAAACGATGGATCTGTCGAAAAAAACTTCTAAAAAATTTCAACTTTTGTTTCATACTCTTGAGTACTTTGGTCTCTGCCAAAATTGTTCTAATCAACTTAATGCTGGATAA
- a CDS encoding ABC transporter ATP-binding protein — protein MSSLIAENVTYSYSSKIKPALSKVSLKLEPGTLTALVGPNGAGKSTLLNLLQGSSTPDQGEITVDGKLLRNNRSQVALMPQRGKLNWNFPITVEGLVSLGRVNHSKSTCCELEAALQRVGISHLAKRRLDALSGGQQQRALLAKTLMNPAKIFLLDEPCAAFDPPAKEDFLLIIRQLADSGFTVFVSSHDWGTSLNAYDKVVALDKIILASGSPKEVQEKLSSINYLRWKL, from the coding sequence ATGTCTAGTTTGATTGCTGAAAATGTGACATATTCCTATTCCAGCAAAATCAAACCTGCTTTAAGTAAGGTTTCTCTTAAGCTTGAGCCAGGTACTTTGACTGCTCTTGTTGGTCCAAATGGCGCTGGTAAGTCAACATTATTAAACTTGCTGCAAGGGAGTAGCACTCCTGATCAAGGAGAAATTACTGTTGACGGAAAACTATTGAGAAATAATCGATCTCAAGTGGCTTTAATGCCTCAGAGGGGAAAGCTGAATTGGAATTTTCCAATTACTGTTGAAGGATTAGTCTCTTTAGGCCGAGTAAATCATTCCAAATCGACTTGTTGTGAATTAGAAGCTGCCCTTCAACGTGTTGGAATATCTCATTTAGCAAAAAGGAGACTTGATGCTTTGTCTGGCGGACAGCAACAAAGAGCATTACTTGCAAAAACATTAATGAATCCAGCCAAAATTTTTCTTCTTGATGAACCTTGCGCCGCCTTTGATCCTCCCGCTAAAGAAGATTTCTTGTTAATCATTCGTCAGCTAGCCGATTCGGGATTCACGGTTTTTGTTAGTAGTCACGACTGGGGAACATCTTTAAATGCCTATGACAAAGTTGTTGCTTTAGATAAAATTATTTTGGCTTCTGGCAGCCCTAAGGAAGTTCAAGAAAAACTTAGTTCAATTAATTATTTGAGGTGGAAGTTATAG